The following are encoded together in the Astyanax mexicanus isolate ESR-SI-001 chromosome 8, AstMex3_surface, whole genome shotgun sequence genome:
- the LOC103045751 gene encoding leptin receptor gene-related protein → MAGIKALVGLSFTGALGLTFLLLGCALEQFGIYWPLFVLIFYIISPLPNFIATRCGEDTGSSSNACRELAHFLTTGIVISAFGLPIILARKSVIQWGACGLVMAGNSVIFLTILGFFLVFGGGDDFSWEQW, encoded by the exons ATGGCGGGGATAAAAG CTCTGGTGGGTTTGTCGTTCACCGGTGCTCTCGGACTGACGTTTCTGCTTTTGGGCTGCGCCTTGGAGCAGTTTGG GATCTACTGGCCGCTCTTCGTCCTGATCTTCTACATCATCTCTCCGCTGCCGAACTTCATAGCCACTAGGTGTGGAGAGGACACCGGTTCCTCCAGCAACGCCTGCAGGGAGCTCGCACACTTCCTCACCACAGGCATCGTCATCTCGGCCTTCGGGCTGCCCATCATACTGGCCAGGAAGTCGGTG ATCCAGTGGGGAGCCTGTGGGCTGGTGATGGCAGGAAACAGCGTCATCTTCCTCACTATTCTCGGTTTCTTCCTGGTGTTCGGCGGCGGAGACGACTTCAGCTGGGAACAGTGGTAG